From Brassica oleracea var. oleracea cultivar TO1000 chromosome C3, BOL, whole genome shotgun sequence, a single genomic window includes:
- the LOC106334793 gene encoding uncharacterized protein LOC106334793 isoform X4, with protein MEKSHRSSKFSSSMAQNQLIDSLTSHIALYHSNSSSSSSIPNNPRSAILRWFSSLSVHQRLSHLTFVDPKFVKILLQMLGYIRTKGHGSFIILPDLPSLDLPSLCFKKSRGLISRVALSNASERSLFDSTRLFGSKQGEDCSCSLDSVVMAEELLTNVDHFVETMDALSNGSFLRGEDTDLGSSDWVELEWLKAKGYYTMEAFIANRLEVSLRLAWLNTSNGKKRGMKLKEKLNAAAAAANAYWRTKACADWWQNLEAATHKKIWTCLLGKSAKSVMYEILREANQASQEEMWLFSFGARECPSDILLEHTSLSRRPNAIATNLSALYVLQEFASLLVLCQNGLLSVQSVFFSSLASLPTLVDCILRKLRGFLMVISVDSVKRELLEEYTPKCSKSSSSKQSSGSTKRKHKGKSGNMKKPTPEAKSDRNINLSAKKDQAKLESHKNKDAVECKKAPTSSTMINCSKASAANMEAVPGLVADKGRAKKKRRDKNKNKNKKCTSLENTREVNESVLNSSAIEKAPECESNCTSANQLPQEHIDAKSIGVSCDRNGSREGASGNDAVKCENSGEEELNGKAGTCVISSVLTSTDSAGTSSCDNVNSQKSCCAGERKDILSSSNGRSRTLEEGESQRIHHQRREAAGYGIASSSSEFVSYEWPAIAPMYFPHLNSHLPTATDRLHLDVGHNLHAYVRQPFVSTVHHARNLSIEGTHKQVLPRPMPMSLDWPPMVHSNCGLTTAFACNYDSGILVDIPEQKNKPEPGNECENNWMLEEDFEMHTVSGVDYNQYFGGGVMYWNPSEHLGTGFSRPPSLSSDDSSWAWHEAEMKRSVDDMVAFSSSYSANGLASPNSASFCSPFDPLGPANQPLGYVVPGNEISTKVLQAPPTTSEAPAGEEEVSGTLTSLSGDVEGNSGDSFPYPILRPIIIPNMSKSEYKRSYDTKSPNVPPTRREHPRIKRPPSPVVLCVPRAPRPPPPSPVSNSRARRGFPTVRSGSSSPRHWGMRGWFHDGVNWEEPCGAEVVLPWRNKSLAVRPIIQPLPGALLQDHLIAMSQLGRDQEHPDVAFPLQPPELLNCPTQGESQSLIHGLLNDEIDSFCKQVAAENMSRKPYINWAIKRVTRSLQVLWPRSRTNIFGSSATGLALPSSDVDLVVCLPPVRNLEPIKEAGILEGRNGIKETCLQHAARARYLANQEWVKTDSLKAVENTAIPIIMLVVEVPCDLVCSIQSPKDGPDCITVDQDSNSNTDMVGFEDSAAANSLPTKAGNLANVKCVRLDISFKTPSHTGERSDRAISSCHTTCFGVKAVFG; from the exons ATGGAAAAAAGCCATCGCTCTTCCAAATTCTCGTCTTCCATGGCTCAGAATCAACTTATCGATTCCCTCACATCTCACATCGCCCTCTACCACTCCAATTCTTCTTCCTCCTCCTCGATACCTAATAATCCTAGGTCAGCGATCCTCCGATGGTTCTCTTCTCTGAGCGTCCACCAGCGCCTCTCTCACCTCACCTTCGTGGATCCCAAGTTCGTCAAAATTCTGCTCCAGATGCTCGGCTATATCCGCACCAAGGGCCATGGCTCTTTCATCATCCTCCCAGACCTCCCTTCCCTCGATCTTCCCAGTCTCTGCTTCAAGAAGTCTCGTGGATTGATCTCCCGCGTTGCCCTATCCAACGCCTCCGAGCGTTCCCTTTTCGACTCCACCCGTCTCTTCGGTTCGAAACAAGGGGAAGATTGCTCTTGCTCCCTCGACTCCGTCGTCATGGCCGAGGAGCTTCTTACGAACGTGGATCACTTCGTGGAGACTATGGACGCTCTATCCAATGGCTCCTTCTTGAGAGGGGAAGATACTGATCTCGGCTCCTCGGATTGGGTTGAGCTGGAGTGGCTCAAAGCCAAAGGCTATTATACCATGGAAGCCTTCATCGCTAATAGGTTAGAGGTAAGCTTGAGATTAGCTTGGTTGAACACCTCCAATGGGAAGAAAAGAGGAATGAAACTCAAAGAGAAATTGAACGCTGCTGCTGCGGCTGCTAATGCATACTGGAGGACCAAAGCATGTGCTGACTGGTGGCAGAATCTGGAGGCCGCCACACACAAGAAAATCTGGACCTGCTTGCTCGGCAAGTCGGCAAAATCTGTG ATGTATGAGATTCTTAGAGAAGCAAATCAAGCATCCCAGGAAGAAATGTGGCTCTTCAGTTTTGGTGCAAGGGAATGCCCTTCTGACATACTTTTGGAACATACCTCTCTATCAAGGAGACCTAATGCCATTGCCACTAATCTAAGTGCCTTATACGTGCTTCAAGAATTTGCTTCATTACTCGTCTTATGTCAAAATGGCTTACTTTCAGTACAAAGTGTATTCTTCAGCTCATTGGCTTCTCTCCCAACCTTGGTTGATTGTATATTAAGAAAACTGCGGGGTTTTCTTATGGTAATCTCGGTTGATTCTGTTAAACGTGAGCTTCTTGAAGAATATACTCCAAAGTGTTCCAAAAGTTCGTCTTCCAAGCAGAGTTCTGGTTCAACCAAACGTAAACACAAAGGAAAGTCCGGGAATATGAAAAAGCCAACCCCTGAGGCTAAATCGGATAGAAACATAAATTTGTCCGCCAAG AAAGATCAAGCTAAGTTGGAATCTCACAAAAACAAAGATGCGGTAGAATGCAAGAAAGCTCCTACATCATCAACAATGATCAATTGTTCTAAGGCCTCTGCAGCAAATATG GAAGCTGTCCCAGGATTGGTTGCCGACAAAGGAAGAGCTAAAAAGAAAAGGAGAGACAAGAATAAGAATAAGAATAAAAAGTGTACAAGTTTGGAAAACACCAGGGAAGTGAATGAGTCCGTATTGAATAGTTCAGCCATCGAAAAAGCTCCCGAATGTGAATCAAATTGTACTTCTGCCAATCAGCTTCCTCAGGAGCATATAGATGCTAAGAGTATTGGAGTTAGCTGTGATAGGAATGGTTCAAGGGAAGGTGCATCTGGGAATGATGCAGTTAAATGTGAGAATTCTGGAGAGGAAGAATTGAACGGAAAAGCTGGAACGTGTGTGATTTCATCAGTTTTGACTTCTACAGATTCTGCCGGTACTTCAAGCTGTGATAACGTGAACTCTCAAAAGTCTTGCTGTGCAGGTGAACGTAAAGACATATTGTCATCGTCTAATGGACGATCCAGAACTCTGGAGGAAGGGGAATCCCAGCGGATCCACCATCAGAGAAGAGAAGCAGCAGGCTATGGTATTGCCTCCAGCAGTTCAGAATTTGTTTCTTATGAGTGGCCTGCTATAGCACCCATGTACTTTCCACATCTTAATTCTCACCTTCCAACTGCCACTGATAGACTGCACCTTGATGTTGGTCACAATTTGCATGCATATGTACGCCAACCTTTCGTGTCAACTGTTCATCATGCTAGGAATCTTTCTATTGAAGGTACCCACAAACAAGTTCTTCCTCGACCCATGCCCATGAGTCTAGATTGGCCTCCCATGGTTCATAGCAATTGCGGCTTGACAACAGCATTCGCTTGCAATTATGATTCTGGAATTCTTGTGGACATTCCTGAACAGAAAAATAAGCCCGAGCCAGGGAATGAATGCGAGAATAATTGGATGTTGGAGGAAGATTTTGAGATGCACACTGTTTCTGGAGTAGACTATAATCAATATTTCGGTGGTGGAGTGATGTATTGGAATCCTTCTGAACATCTAGGGACTGGCTTTTCTCGCCCTCCGTCCCTTAGTTCTGATGATAGCTCTTGGGCTTGGCATGAAGCTGAGATGAAGAGGTCGGTTGATGACATGGTTGCGTTTTCGTCTTCTTACAGCGCAAATGGACTAGCTTCTCCAAATTCGGCATCCTTCTGTTCCCCTTTTGATCCCTTAGGCCCGGCAAACCAGCCTCTTGGTTATGTTGTGCCAGGTAATGAGATATCTACTAAAGTACTGCAAGCTCCCCCAACAACAAGTGAAGCTCCTGCAGGTGAAGAGGAGGTCTCTGGAACTTTGACTAGTTTATCTGGGGATGTTGAAGGAAATTCTGGAGACTCTTTTCCTTATCCGATTTTGCGGCCTATCATCATCCCAAATATGTCGAAATCTGAATACAAGCGTAGTTATGATACCAAAAGCCCAAATGTTCCACCTACAAGGCGCGAGCATCCTCGTATAAAGCGACCACCATCACCTGTAGTACTATGTGTTCCACGTGCTCCTCGTCCACCACCACCTTCACCTGTGAGCAACTCCAGAGCACGGCGAGGTTTCCCAACTGTGAGGTCTGGAAGTTCAAGCCCAAGACATTGGGGAATGAGAGGCTGGTTTCATGACGGTGTAAACTGGGAAGAACCTTGTGGAGCGGAGGTTGTTTTACCCTGGAGGAACAAAAGCCTTGCAGTCAGGCCAATCATTCAACCTCTACCTGGGGCCCTCCTTCAAGATCACTTAATTGCAATGTCGCAACTAGGCCGAGACCAAGAGCAT CCTGATGTGGCCTTCCCTTTGCAACCACCCGAGTTATTGAACTGTCCAACGCAAGGGGAATCTCAATCATTGATACACGGTCTTCTGAATGACGAGATAGATTCTTTCTGCAAGCAG GTTGCTGCAGAGAATATGTCCCGCAAACCTTATATCAATTGGGCAATCAAGCGGGTTACCAGATCTCTCCAAGTTCTGTGGCCCAGGTCTAGGACGAACATATTTGGCTCATCTGCAACTGGTTTGGCCCTCCCTTCGAGTGATGTGGACCTTGTGGTTTGTCTTCCTCCAGTGAGAAACTTA GAACCTATCAAAGAGGCAGGAATTTTGGAGGGTCGCAATGGTATAAAGGAGACATGCCTTCAG CATGCAGCCAGAGCCAGGTATCTCGCTAATCAAGAGTGGGTAAAAACTGACTCCCTGAAGGCGGTTGAAAATACAGCT ATACCAATTATCATGCTTGTTGTGGAAGTCCCTTGTGATCTGGTATGCAGTATACAGTCACCAAAAGATGGCCCAGACTGTATCACCGTTGACCAAGACAGCAATAGTAACACTGATATGGTTGGATTTGAAGACTCTGCAGCAGCAAACTCTTTACCGACAAAGGCTGGAAACTTGGCAAATGTAAAATGTGTCCGTCTTGACATCAGTTTCAAAACGCCATCGCATACGG GTGAAAGATCTGACAGAGCAATTTCCAGCTGCCACACCACTTGCTTTG GTGTTAAAGCAGTTTTTGGCTGA
- the LOC106334793 gene encoding uncharacterized protein LOC106334793 isoform X3, whose translation MEKSHRSSKFSSSMAQNQLIDSLTSHIALYHSNSSSSSSIPNNPRSAILRWFSSLSVHQRLSHLTFVDPKFVKILLQMLGYIRTKGHGSFIILPDLPSLDLPSLCFKKSRGLISRVALSNASERSLFDSTRLFGSKQGEDCSCSLDSVVMAEELLTNVDHFVETMDALSNGSFLRGEDTDLGSSDWVELEWLKAKGYYTMEAFIANRLEVSLRLAWLNTSNGKKRGMKLKEKLNAAAAAANAYWRTKACADWWQNLEAATHKKIWTCLLGKSAKSVMYEILREANQASQEEMWLFSFGARECPSDILLEHTSLSRRPNAIATNLSALYVLQEFASLLVLCQNGLLSVQSVFFSSLASLPTLVDCILRKLRGFLMVISVDSVKRELLEEYTPKCSKSSSSKQSSGSTKRKHKGKSGNMKKPTPEAKSDRNINLSAKKDQAKLESHKNKDAVECKKAPTSSTMINCSKASAANMEAVPGLVADKGRAKKKRRDKNKNKNKKCTSLENTREVNESVLNSSAIEKAPECESNCTSANQLPQEHIDAKSIGVSCDRNGSREGASGNDAVKCENSGEEELNGKAGTCVISSVLTSTDSAGTSSCDNVNSQKSCCAGERKDILSSSNGRSRTLEEGESQRIHHQRREAAGYGIASSSSEFVSYEWPAIAPMYFPHLNSHLPTATDRLHLDVGHNLHAYVRQPFVSTVHHARNLSIEGTHKQVLPRPMPMSLDWPPMVHSNCGLTTAFACNYDSGILVDIPEQKNKPEPGNECENNWMLEEDFEMHTVSGVDYNQYFGGGVMYWNPSEHLGTGFSRPPSLSSDDSSWAWHEAEMKRSVDDMVAFSSSYSANGLASPNSASFCSPFDPLGPANQPLGYVVPGNEISTKVLQAPPTTSEAPAGEEEVSGTLTSLSGDVEGNSGDSFPYPILRPIIIPNMSKSEYKRSYDTKSPNVPPTRREHPRIKRPPSPVVLCVPRAPRPPPPSPVSNSRARRGFPTVRSGSSSPRHWGMRGWFHDGVNWEEPCGAEVVLPWRNKSLAVRPIIQPLPGALLQDHLIAMSQLGRDQEHPDVAFPLQPPELLNCPTQGESQSLIHGLLNDEIDSFCKQVAAENMSRKPYINWAIKRVTRSLQVLWPRSRTNIFGSSATGLALPSSDVDLVVCLPPVRNLEPIKEAGILEGRNGIKETCLQHAARARYLANQEWVKTDSLKAVENTAIPIIMLVVEVPCDLVCSIQSPKDGPDCITVDQDSNSNTDMVGFEDSAAANSLPTKAGNLANVKCVRLDISFKTPSHTGERSDRAISSCHTTCFGVKAVFG comes from the exons ATGGAAAAAAGCCATCGCTCTTCCAAATTCTCGTCTTCCATGGCTCAGAATCAACTTATCGATTCCCTCACATCTCACATCGCCCTCTACCACTCCAATTCTTCTTCCTCCTCCTCGATACCTAATAATCCTAGGTCAGCGATCCTCCGATGGTTCTCTTCTCTGAGCGTCCACCAGCGCCTCTCTCACCTCACCTTCGTGGATCCCAAGTTCGTCAAAATTCTGCTCCAGATGCTCGGCTATATCCGCACCAAGGGCCATGGCTCTTTCATCATCCTCCCAGACCTCCCTTCCCTCGATCTTCCCAGTCTCTGCTTCAAGAAGTCTCGTGGATTGATCTCCCGCGTTGCCCTATCCAACGCCTCCGAGCGTTCCCTTTTCGACTCCACCCGTCTCTTCGGTTCGAAACAAGGGGAAGATTGCTCTTGCTCCCTCGACTCCGTCGTCATGGCCGAGGAGCTTCTTACGAACGTGGATCACTTCGTGGAGACTATGGACGCTCTATCCAATGGCTCCTTCTTGAGAGGGGAAGATACTGATCTCGGCTCCTCGGATTGGGTTGAGCTGGAGTGGCTCAAAGCCAAAGGCTATTATACCATGGAAGCCTTCATCGCTAATAGGTTAGAGGTAAGCTTGAGATTAGCTTGGTTGAACACCTCCAATGGGAAGAAAAGAGGAATGAAACTCAAAGAGAAATTGAACGCTGCTGCTGCGGCTGCTAATGCATACTGGAGGACCAAAGCATGTGCTGACTGGTGGCAGAATCTGGAGGCCGCCACACACAAGAAAATCTGGACCTGCTTGCTCGGCAAGTCGGCAAAATCTGTG ATGTATGAGATTCTTAGAGAAGCAAATCAAGCATCCCAGGAAGAAATGTGGCTCTTCAGTTTTGGTGCAAGGGAATGCCCTTCTGACATACTTTTGGAACATACCTCTCTATCAAGGAGACCTAATGCCATTGCCACTAATCTAAGTGCCTTATACGTGCTTCAAGAATTTGCTTCATTACTCGTCTTATGTCAAAATGGCTTACTTTCAGTACAAAGTGTATTCTTCAGCTCATTGGCTTCTCTCCCAACCTTGGTTGATTGTATATTAAGAAAACTGCGGGGTTTTCTTATGGTAATCTCGGTTGATTCTGTTAAACGTGAGCTTCTTGAAGAATATACTCCAAAGTGTTCCAAAAGTTCGTCTTCCAAGCAGAGTTCTGGTTCAACCAAACGTAAACACAAAGGAAAGTCCGGGAATATGAAAAAGCCAACCCCTGAGGCTAAATCGGATAGAAACATAAATTTGTCCGCCAAG AAAGATCAAGCTAAGTTGGAATCTCACAAAAACAAAGATGCGGTAGAATGCAAGAAAGCTCCTACATCATCAACAATGATCAATTGTTCTAAGGCCTCTGCAGCAAATATG GAAGCTGTCCCAGGATTGGTTGCCGACAAAGGAAGAGCTAAAAAGAAAAGGAGAGACAAGAATAAGAATAAGAATAAAAAGTGTACAAGTTTGGAAAACACCAGGGAAGTGAATGAGTCCGTATTGAATAGTTCAGCCATCGAAAAAGCTCCCGAATGTGAATCAAATTGTACTTCTGCCAATCAGCTTCCTCAGGAGCATATAGATGCTAAGAGTATTGGAGTTAGCTGTGATAGGAATGGTTCAAGGGAAGGTGCATCTGGGAATGATGCAGTTAAATGTGAGAATTCTGGAGAGGAAGAATTGAACGGAAAAGCTGGAACGTGTGTGATTTCATCAGTTTTGACTTCTACAGATTCTGCCGGTACTTCAAGCTGTGATAACGTGAACTCTCAAAAGTCTTGCTGTGCAGGTGAACGTAAAGACATATTGTCATCGTCTAATGGACGATCCAGAACTCTGGAGGAAGGGGAATCCCAGCGGATCCACCATCAGAGAAGAGAAGCAGCAGGCTATGGTATTGCCTCCAGCAGTTCAGAATTTGTTTCTTATGAGTGGCCTGCTATAGCACCCATGTACTTTCCACATCTTAATTCTCACCTTCCAACTGCCACTGATAGACTGCACCTTGATGTTGGTCACAATTTGCATGCATATGTACGCCAACCTTTCGTGTCAACTGTTCATCATGCTAGGAATCTTTCTATTGAAGGTACCCACAAACAAGTTCTTCCTCGACCCATGCCCATGAGTCTAGATTGGCCTCCCATGGTTCATAGCAATTGCGGCTTGACAACAGCATTCGCTTGCAATTATGATTCTGGAATTCTTGTGGACATTCCTGAACAGAAAAATAAGCCCGAGCCAGGGAATGAATGCGAGAATAATTGGATGTTGGAGGAAGATTTTGAGATGCACACTGTTTCTGGAGTAGACTATAATCAATATTTCGGTGGTGGAGTGATGTATTGGAATCCTTCTGAACATCTAGGGACTGGCTTTTCTCGCCCTCCGTCCCTTAGTTCTGATGATAGCTCTTGGGCTTGGCATGAAGCTGAGATGAAGAGGTCGGTTGATGACATGGTTGCGTTTTCGTCTTCTTACAGCGCAAATGGACTAGCTTCTCCAAATTCGGCATCCTTCTGTTCCCCTTTTGATCCCTTAGGCCCGGCAAACCAGCCTCTTGGTTATGTTGTGCCAGGTAATGAGATATCTACTAAAGTACTGCAAGCTCCCCCAACAACAAGTGAAGCTCCTGCAGGTGAAGAGGAGGTCTCTGGAACTTTGACTAGTTTATCTGGGGATGTTGAAGGAAATTCTGGAGACTCTTTTCCTTATCCGATTTTGCGGCCTATCATCATCCCAAATATGTCGAAATCTGAATACAAGCGTAGTTATGATACCAAAAGCCCAAATGTTCCACCTACAAGGCGCGAGCATCCTCGTATAAAGCGACCACCATCACCTGTAGTACTATGTGTTCCACGTGCTCCTCGTCCACCACCACCTTCACCTGTGAGCAACTCCAGAGCACGGCGAGGTTTCCCAACTGTGAGGTCTGGAAGTTCAAGCCCAAGACATTGGGGAATGAGAGGCTGGTTTCATGACGGTGTAAACTGGGAAGAACCTTGTGGAGCGGAGGTTGTTTTACCCTGGAGGAACAAAAGCCTTGCAGTCAGGCCAATCATTCAACCTCTACCTGGGGCCCTCCTTCAAGATCACTTAATTGCAATGTCGCAACTAGGCCGAGACCAAGAGCAT CCTGATGTGGCCTTCCCTTTGCAACCACCCGAGTTATTGAACTGTCCAACGCAAGGGGAATCTCAATCATTGATACACGGTCTTCTGAATGACGAGATAGATTCTTTCTGCAAGCAG GTTGCTGCAGAGAATATGTCCCGCAAACCTTATATCAATTGGGCAATCAAGCGGGTTACCAGATCTCTCCAAGTTCTGTGGCCCAGGTCTAGGACGAACATATTTGGCTCATCTGCAACTGGTTTGGCCCTCCCTTCGAGTGATGTGGACCTTGTGGTTTGTCTTCCTCCAGTGAGAAACTTA GAACCTATCAAAGAGGCAGGAATTTTGGAGGGTCGCAATGGTATAAAGGAGACATGCCTTCAG CATGCAGCCAGAGCCAGGTATCTCGCTAATCAAGAGTGGGTAAAAACTGACTCCCTGAAGGCGGTTGAAAATACAGCT ATACCAATTATCATGCTTGTTGTGGAAGTCCCTTGTGATCTGGTATGCAGTATACAGTCACCAAAAGATGGCCCAGACTGTATCACCGTTGACCAAGACAGCAATAGTAACACTGATATGGTTGGATTTGAAGACTCTGCAGCAGCAAACTCTTTACCGACAAAGGCTGGAAACTTGGCAAATGTAAAATGTGTCCGTCTTGACATCAGTTTCAAAACGCCATCGCATACGG GTGAAAGATCTGACAGAGCAATTTCCAGCTGCCACACCACTTGCTTTGGTGTTAAAGCAGTTTTTGGCTGA